The Caldisericum exile AZM16c01 region GCAGAAATTGCACTTTCTGCCTATGGTATTGGAGATAGAGCGATTCATATAATTTTTGTTGTCGTTGAAGGAATTGGTGCTGCAATTGTTACGATGATTGGACAGAATCTTGGAGCAGGGCTTATTGAACGGGCAGAAAAAATCTCAAAAGAAGGAATTAAACTTGAATTTGTAATAACGCTTATTGAAAGTGCATTCATATTTGTAATACGAAACGCAATATACAAAGTTTTTATTCCAGGTAATATGGCAGTCATTCAAGAAGGAAGTAAATTTCTAACCATATTTATTTTAGGGCTTCCTTTCTTTGGTCTTTTCTCGGCAGTTTCAGGGGTCTTTAGAGGGTCTGGACACAATGTCGAACCCATGATCGGCGATCTTTTAAGACTTTGGGGGTTAAGGCTTCCGTTATCCTATTTACTCAGTAGATTTTGGGGCTCGTCAGGGATTTGGTGGGGAATGACTTTAAGCAATATCATCGCAGCGGTGGTTCTTTACGTTTTCTATACCTTTGGCAAGTGGAAAGTCCCGATTATCAAGAAAGAGGAAATTTTTATTGAGGAGAGTGCAATTATCACAGGGAGTGAGTAAAAACTTTATCCTCCTTCTTTTGGTTTATGGGGAAGGCAAAACGCTTTCCCCATTTTTAATTTCGGTTGTATAATATTTAGATGAAAACTTTAATTGAGATTGTAAAGAAGGAACTGAACTCTTCTTCACATGATTTTGACCATACATTGAGAGTATTAAATCTTGCTTTAAAAATTGTAGAGCATTATCCTGAAGTAGATTTAGAAGTTTTAAAGGTAAGTTGTATTCTTCATGATATCGCAAGAGTAAGAGAAGACGCTGATCCAACGCATACCATTGATCATGCAGAACTTGGCGCAGAAATGAGTAAGGAAATTTTGAAAAGTCTTGGATATAAGGATGATTTTATTTCAAAGGTTTCTCACGCAATAAGAGCGCATCGCTTTAGAGGTAAAATTTTACCAGAAACCATCGAAGCAAAAATACTTTCTGATGCAGATAAACTCGATGCAATCGGTGCAATTGGGGTTGCTCGTGCGTTTATAATCGCAGGTGAATATGGAGAAAGGCTTTATGTTGAAGTTAATGAAGATAATTTCAAAGAGGCTAAAAGAATTAATAACTTTAAAGAACACTCTCCAAATATTGAGTATCTTGTAAAATTGCGTTATATAAAAGATAGGCTTTATACGGATTATGCAAAAGAAATTGCTGAAGATAGATTGAGATACATGGAAGAATTCTTTGAAAGGCTCAAAAGAGAGGTAAGGGGGGAATTATGAGAAACAAGGAGGTTGCAGAAAAATTTTATGAGCTTGCGGAAGTTGCAGAACTTGCAGGTGAAAACCCATTTAAAGTGAAGGCATATCTTGAGGCGGCGCGTGTCATTGAAAACCTCACAATTCCCATTGAAGACCTTGCAAAAGAGGACAAACTTGATGGAATAAAAGGCGTAGGTAAAAGCATTGCTGAAAAAATCAAGGAGTACCTTGAAACAGGTAAAATTACGAAACTTGAAGAGTTAAAAAAGGTTGTGCCCGAAGGTCTTCTTGAACTCGAGAAGGTGAAAGGATTAGGAGCAAAAAGAGTGAAGATTCTATATGAAAAACTCGGAATCAAGAATCTTGAAGACCTTGAAAAAGCTGCAAAAGAACATAAAATAAGGGATCTTGAAGGCTTTGGCGAAAAGACTGAGCAAAAAATACTTGAAGGAATCAAATCATTGAGAGACAAAAGAACAGATAGATTTTTGATAGGTATAGCGCTTCCAATTGCTGAATCTATTGTAAATCTTCTTAGCAAGAATACGCCAATTGAAAAACATATGATTTGTGGAAGTTTAAGGAGAATGAAAGATACGATTGGCGACATTGATATTCTTGTTACTTCTAAAAATCCATCATTTGTGATGGACTATTTTGTTCAGATACC contains the following coding sequences:
- a CDS encoding HD domain-containing protein, with the protein product MKTLIEIVKKELNSSSHDFDHTLRVLNLALKIVEHYPEVDLEVLKVSCILHDIARVREDADPTHTIDHAELGAEMSKEILKSLGYKDDFISKVSHAIRAHRFRGKILPETIEAKILSDADKLDAIGAIGVARAFIIAGEYGERLYVEVNEDNFKEAKRINNFKEHSPNIEYLVKLRYIKDRLYTDYAKEIAEDRLRYMEEFFERLKREVRGEL